From one Pseudomonas sp. B21-048 genomic stretch:
- a CDS encoding DUF1175 domain-containing protein — MTALFRGLGLLALLLGTRTFASEAPALDPQQSQVFRAWFVRIAQEQLTQGPSPRWYQQDCAGLVRFAANEALKVHDDKWLRSNGLSNRYLPPELQLSDAQRGLAQQWQQGGGKVGPYVNAIKLIQFNSHLVGRDLAQARPGDLMFFDQGDDQHLMIWMGRFIAYHTGTTTPTDNGMRSASLQQLMTWKDTRWIPDAANPNFIGVYRLNFLSQ; from the coding sequence GTGACCGCACTCTTCCGAGGCCTCGGCCTGTTGGCGTTGTTGCTGGGGACTCGCACCTTTGCCAGCGAAGCCCCGGCGCTCGACCCGCAGCAATCCCAGGTATTCCGCGCCTGGTTCGTGCGCATCGCCCAGGAACAACTGACCCAAGGCCCGAGCCCGCGCTGGTATCAGCAGGACTGCGCCGGGCTGGTGCGGTTTGCCGCCAACGAAGCGCTGAAGGTTCATGACGACAAATGGCTGCGCAGCAATGGCCTGTCCAATCGCTACCTGCCGCCGGAACTGCAACTGAGCGATGCCCAACGCGGCCTCGCCCAGCAATGGCAGCAGGGCGGCGGCAAGGTCGGGCCTTACGTCAACGCGATCAAACTGATTCAGTTCAACAGTCATCTGGTCGGCCGCGATCTGGCCCAGGCCCGGCCCGGCGACTTGATGTTTTTCGATCAGGGCGACGACCAGCATCTGATGATCTGGATGGGCCGCTTCATCGCCTATCACACCGGCACTACCACCCCCACTGACAACGGCATGCGCTCCGCAAGCCTGCAACAACTCATGACATGGAAGGACACCCGATGGATACCCGACGCAGCCAACCCCAACTTCATCGGCGTCTATCGACTGAACTTCCTCTCCCAATGA
- a CDS encoding TetR/AcrR family transcriptional regulator, whose amino-acid sequence MTKHREMPPLTPRKLPTQRRSANTVDTILEAAARILETDGLAACSTNAVAQRAGVSIGSLYQYFPNRDALTVALIERETTQLLDDVQHVHEHDDALARIRALVQASVAHQLRRPELARIIDFEERRLPLQERHERVANVIHAELIAALALPSAPWGCADVLETAQDLLAMAHGMIDAAGERGETDAVSLEGRVMRALVGFLCG is encoded by the coding sequence ATGACCAAACACCGCGAAATGCCGCCCTTAACCCCCCGAAAACTCCCGACCCAGCGCCGTTCGGCCAACACCGTTGACACCATTCTCGAAGCCGCTGCTCGCATTCTCGAAACCGACGGCCTCGCCGCCTGCTCCACCAACGCCGTGGCGCAGCGCGCCGGCGTAAGCATCGGCTCGCTGTACCAGTACTTCCCCAACCGCGACGCCCTGACCGTCGCCTTGATCGAACGCGAAACCACTCAGTTGCTCGATGACGTCCAGCACGTCCATGAACACGACGACGCCCTCGCACGCATCCGCGCACTGGTCCAGGCCTCCGTCGCCCACCAGCTACGGCGCCCGGAACTGGCCAGAATCATCGACTTCGAAGAGCGCCGCTTACCGCTGCAAGAGCGCCATGAGCGCGTGGCCAACGTCATTCATGCCGAATTGATAGCGGCGCTGGCCCTTCCGTCAGCCCCGTGGGGCTGCGCCGATGTACTGGAGACCGCGCAAGACCTGCTGGCGATGGCCCACGGCATGATCGATGCGGCGGGGGAGCGGGGGGAGACGGATGCGGTGAGTTTGGAAGGACGGGTGATGCGAGCGTTGGTGGGTTTTTTGTGCGGGTAG
- a CDS encoding DUF2300 domain-containing protein, translating into MTRRLVWWLLCLMPALATAQDEPLHLGFKDEWLSLSRTQVISREPLPADLQTPLGSVWKLFVYGWLVDTGARESAYECRGQSKEEVYCCTAGGKIERDQALVKSCGLYFEPARLGIAGAQWREYWLARQAPAWLLDLPSLQPQTRVSVAELLKALAVMPAQDQARRVLLDVVLNAADGNVVGELGGRLRVKTWSWLGDQDPSSRQGGFAGWTADGTPIWAGGRGTSQMVLRNYGQALATVLPSSWPAEAGKCVEVGLFARYPLKRVLSGDRVLTPGPLQGDYRVEFANGNQLDIHSDGELFLLKDKLVARLDREEYVARVLQREARPEPAEAAKALSVAIRTYLLQNATRNGDCLSIDDSSSRQRVAPRPAATESRNIAAWTSDLVLAGSNVTYHSDQPGPDKLSWLQAVEQANAGQRYDAILLHAYPRASLSRWDNPVASCDALPAAQDWLKKQRRGWRPRLESEVGYNEVNTFAVCRLAFGRPFVDRERQRIYVRGVLSLQDRLDLTHEYLHLAFEAHPNGQDETYIEGLARHLLLE; encoded by the coding sequence ATGACCCGGCGTCTGGTCTGGTGGCTGTTGTGTTTGATGCCTGCGCTGGCGACAGCGCAGGACGAGCCGTTGCACTTGGGTTTCAAGGATGAATGGCTTTCATTGAGCCGGACTCAGGTGATTTCACGTGAGCCGTTGCCTGCTGATCTGCAGACGCCGCTGGGCAGTGTGTGGAAGCTGTTTGTCTACGGTTGGTTGGTGGACACTGGCGCGCGTGAATCGGCTTATGAGTGTCGCGGGCAATCGAAGGAAGAAGTGTATTGCTGCACGGCGGGTGGCAAGATTGAGCGCGACCAGGCGCTGGTGAAGTCCTGCGGTTTGTATTTCGAGCCTGCGCGCCTGGGCATTGCCGGCGCGCAGTGGCGTGAGTATTGGCTGGCGAGACAAGCGCCCGCGTGGTTGCTGGATTTGCCGTCGTTGCAACCGCAGACCCGGGTTTCGGTGGCTGAGTTGTTGAAGGCATTGGCCGTGATGCCGGCGCAGGATCAGGCACGGCGGGTATTGCTCGATGTGGTGCTGAATGCGGCTGACGGCAATGTCGTCGGTGAACTTGGCGGCCGGTTACGGGTGAAAACCTGGAGCTGGTTGGGGGATCAGGATCCTTCGTCGCGCCAAGGCGGATTCGCTGGCTGGACGGCGGACGGCACGCCGATCTGGGCCGGTGGGCGCGGTACCAGTCAAATGGTCTTGCGCAATTACGGTCAGGCACTGGCGACGGTGTTGCCCTCGTCATGGCCAGCCGAGGCGGGGAAGTGCGTCGAGGTCGGCCTGTTCGCGCGTTATCCGCTGAAACGCGTACTCTCGGGGGATCGCGTGTTAACGCCCGGGCCTTTGCAAGGTGACTATCGTGTCGAGTTCGCCAATGGCAATCAACTCGATATCCATAGCGACGGCGAGTTGTTCTTGCTCAAAGACAAACTGGTCGCCCGTCTGGACCGCGAAGAGTACGTCGCCCGCGTCCTGCAGCGCGAAGCCAGACCAGAACCTGCCGAAGCCGCCAAAGCCCTGAGCGTCGCAATCCGCACCTACCTGCTGCAAAACGCCACGCGCAACGGCGACTGCCTGAGCATCGACGACAGCAGCAGCCGACAGCGCGTCGCCCCACGCCCGGCCGCCACCGAATCGCGCAACATCGCCGCGTGGACCAGCGATCTGGTACTCGCCGGCAGCAACGTCACCTATCACTCCGACCAACCGGGGCCGGACAAGCTCTCCTGGCTGCAAGCCGTCGAACAGGCCAATGCCGGTCAACGTTACGACGCCATCCTGCTGCACGCTTATCCGCGCGCCAGCCTCAGCCGCTGGGACAATCCCGTCGCTTCCTGCGACGCATTGCCCGCCGCGCAAGACTGGCTGAAAAAGCAACGCCGCGGCTGGCGACCACGGCTGGAAAGCGAAGTTGGTTACAACGAAGTCAACACTTTCGCCGTCTGCCGCCTGGCCTTCGGCCGTCCTTTTGTCGATCGCGAACGCCAGCGAATCTACGTACGCGGCGTGCTGTCGCTGCAAGACCGCCTCGACCTGACCCACGAATACCTGCACCTGGCCTTCGAAGCACACCCCAACGGCCAGGATGAAACCTACATCGAAGGGCTCGCCCGCCACCTCTTGCTGGAATAG
- a CDS encoding DUF2138 domain-containing protein, with translation MSDNTASPAADAPAANVSRRWPALLVGLCLVAGVAGGLGWFLNKPKAPPAELASDKLGMSRPDGLLETHSLSQLPKDLLAVPFLKETLTEDFVFYYEAHSDRLGLIGSLRRIIYEHDLKLQDSLIEQLFDQPADVALWRGADGRLKDFLLVMDRGGLAKVLEPLAKVALDDTQLSKLSEVKVGADAVTLYQLNYNASKSLVFASHGDKLVVLSNPAKLYDPENGASEDTGSVSTKAIAALLNGDKLFPEAFGLPPRTPEVKQRLSVNFSVLAMGYQRFIPNFAGLRFDMDDKGWHSFLAMDELENQPDFDFKPIWQAMPMGASACVALPLAAEQQKPLLVKLGADDAVAQALTEHMAGAAGLCWYADSRLYTPLLVASLNDDDSAKLDGDLGNLFGSMVGAYEGKVPDQAFPVVEKQEGQTHQWQRQVSSNFGPYKAKDAEHPDAITGKAFMRVSLARHGSTLLFSLDDKLVDKALGTLDKRFPPLADVLPKDLLMPIYFGPDSMAQLMQQETLDSLPQDMEPVFYNAAQTYLIPKLRTLGGYGKYALILPKGSEPDGHWQWLPLEWKAL, from the coding sequence ATGAGTGATAACACTGCTTCTCCGGCCGCCGACGCACCTGCTGCCAACGTTTCCCGTCGCTGGCCGGCGCTGCTGGTCGGGCTGTGCCTGGTGGCCGGTGTGGCGGGAGGGTTGGGGTGGTTTCTGAACAAACCCAAGGCTCCGCCCGCTGAGTTGGCCAGTGACAAACTGGGCATGAGCCGGCCGGACGGTTTGCTTGAAACCCATTCCTTGAGCCAGTTGCCCAAGGATTTGCTGGCGGTGCCGTTTCTCAAGGAAACCCTGACTGAAGATTTCGTCTTCTATTACGAAGCTCACTCCGACCGTCTCGGCTTGATTGGCAGCCTGCGGCGGATCATTTACGAGCATGACCTGAAGTTGCAGGACAGCCTGATCGAGCAGCTGTTCGATCAACCGGCGGATGTGGCGCTGTGGCGCGGGGCGGATGGGCGTCTCAAGGATTTCCTGTTGGTGATGGATCGCGGCGGGCTGGCCAAGGTGCTGGAGCCGCTGGCGAAAGTGGCGCTGGATGATACGCAGCTGAGCAAACTCAGCGAGGTGAAGGTCGGCGCCGACGCCGTCACGCTTTATCAGCTCAACTACAACGCCAGCAAGTCATTGGTGTTCGCCTCCCACGGCGACAAACTGGTGGTGCTGTCCAATCCGGCCAAGCTCTACGATCCGGAAAACGGCGCCTCGGAGGACACCGGCAGCGTTTCGACCAAGGCCATCGCCGCCTTGCTCAACGGCGACAAACTCTTCCCCGAAGCCTTCGGCCTGCCACCGCGTACGCCTGAGGTAAAACAGCGCCTCTCGGTCAATTTCAGCGTTTTGGCCATGGGTTACCAGCGCTTCATCCCGAATTTCGCCGGCCTGCGTTTCGACATGGACGACAAGGGCTGGCACAGCTTCCTGGCCATGGACGAACTGGAAAACCAGCCGGACTTCGACTTCAAACCGATCTGGCAAGCCATGCCGATGGGCGCCAGCGCCTGCGTCGCCTTGCCACTGGCCGCCGAACAACAGAAACCGTTGCTGGTGAAACTCGGTGCTGACGACGCCGTGGCCCAAGCCCTGACTGAACACATGGCCGGTGCCGCCGGCCTGTGCTGGTATGCCGATTCGCGGCTGTACACGCCGCTGCTGGTGGCCAGTCTGAATGACGATGACAGCGCCAAACTCGACGGCGACCTGGGCAACTTGTTCGGTTCGATGGTCGGTGCCTATGAAGGCAAAGTCCCTGATCAGGCGTTCCCGGTGGTCGAGAAGCAGGAAGGCCAGACCCATCAGTGGCAGCGCCAGGTCAGCTCCAATTTCGGTCCCTATAAGGCCAAGGATGCCGAGCACCCCGACGCGATCACCGGCAAAGCCTTTATGCGCGTAAGCCTGGCGCGTCACGGTTCGACGCTGCTGTTTTCCCTCGACGACAAACTGGTCGACAAAGCGCTGGGCACCTTGGACAAACGCTTCCCACCGCTGGCTGACGTACTGCCGAAAGACCTGCTGATGCCGATCTATTTCGGTCCGGATTCCATGGCGCAACTGATGCAGCAGGAAACCCTCGACAGCTTGCCGCAGGACATGGAACCGGTGTTTTACAACGCCGCGCAAACCTACCTGATCCCGAAACTGCGCACCCTCGGTGGCTACGGCAAATACGCCCTGATCTTGCCCAAAGGCAGCGAGCCCGACGGCCATTGGCAGTGGCTGCCGCTGGAGTGGAAAGCCCTGTGA
- a CDS encoding darcynin family protein has product MATTSLSVFMLVKTTQEWLGFSVEHRFELMRTQMEPILRKHAAQVSMRFFDIEFYSARVTDLWLWETDSHHAYELLVEDLRETPFWDRYFTIVEILPGVENAYAKNYDQAPLLSA; this is encoded by the coding sequence ATGGCAACGACATCACTGAGTGTTTTCATGTTGGTCAAGACCACCCAGGAATGGCTGGGGTTTTCAGTCGAGCATCGCTTTGAGCTGATGCGCACGCAGATGGAGCCGATTTTGCGAAAGCATGCGGCGCAGGTCTCGATGCGGTTTTTCGACATCGAGTTCTATTCGGCGCGGGTCACCGATCTGTGGTTGTGGGAAACCGACAGTCATCATGCGTATGAACTGCTGGTGGAGGATCTGCGGGAGACGCCGTTCTGGGATCGGTATTTCACCATCGTCGAGATTTTGCCGGGGGTGGAGAATGCCTATGCCAAGAATTATGATCAGGCGCCGTTGTTGAGTGCGTAA
- a CDS encoding YfaP family protein has protein sequence MKLRYPQVLLFLCSFCVWPTAFAIDSAVKLDTPVGGWRTGASEGEGENFRQTVNYPASSVNTPVGQANTARITGQIKSAPKGNEPGKLIVNGVSMPLKIDPTGRYDRPFSFPNGSNSVEVRSPDGQQRHRTQFLNASGGATPAKLRVLLAWDSDGTDLDLHLVTPDGGHIWYGDRVAANGGALDVDVTTGYGPEIFAMPAPIKGQYLVYVNYYGGGYRRDEEGQEEAAQPLTTAQITVITEEGTPNEKMETFLVPMRAVGELTLVKGFSYP, from the coding sequence ATGAAACTCCGTTACCCACAGGTCCTCCTGTTCCTTTGTTCTTTTTGCGTATGGCCGACCGCGTTCGCCATCGATAGCGCGGTCAAACTCGACACGCCCGTCGGCGGCTGGCGCACGGGCGCGTCCGAAGGCGAAGGCGAAAACTTTCGTCAGACGGTTAATTACCCGGCTTCCTCGGTCAACACACCGGTGGGGCAGGCCAACACTGCTCGCATTACCGGTCAGATCAAGTCCGCGCCCAAGGGCAATGAGCCCGGCAAGCTGATCGTCAACGGCGTCAGCATGCCGCTGAAAATTGACCCCACCGGTCGCTACGATCGCCCGTTCTCATTCCCCAACGGCAGCAACAGCGTTGAAGTCCGCAGCCCCGATGGTCAACAGCGGCATCGCACGCAGTTCCTGAACGCCAGCGGCGGGGCCACTCCGGCCAAGTTGCGGGTATTGCTGGCCTGGGACAGTGACGGCACCGACCTCGACCTGCACCTCGTCACGCCTGACGGTGGCCACATCTGGTACGGCGACCGCGTCGCGGCCAACGGCGGCGCACTCGACGTCGACGTCACCACCGGCTACGGCCCGGAAATCTTCGCCATGCCGGCGCCGATCAAGGGGCAATACCTGGTGTACGTGAACTACTACGGTGGTGGGTATCGCAGAGATGAGGAGGGGCAGGAAGAGGCTGCTCAGCCCCTGACTACGGCGCAGATTACGGTGATTACGGAGGAGGGGACGCCGAACGAGAAGATGGAGACATTCCTGGTGCCAATGCGGGCGGTCGGGGAGTTGACGTTGGTTAAGGGGTTTAGTTATCCGTGA
- a CDS encoding alpha-2-macroglobulin, translated as MIGARMLRICSRIPLLLALLAPLTTVNAEDTVEPSGYTPVAGESFFLLADSSFASDEQAMVRLEAPGRDYRRFRMEPYGGADIRVYRIDKPLDFLKRQKNLHRVVSDGQFKGEGLSNTLAYLWDNWYRKSRRVMQRAFSYESRKQVTEEVPELKMGTAIAAPTPYDAQPQFALIPGLPVVSQFRYPLWQAKPIQPPEGVNLAGSSSEFVSVSPGNVYIPLGNLKPGLYLVEALIGKYRATTMVFVSNTVAVSKIAGDELLVWAARKHEGSSVPKVNVLWTDGLGVMSSGATDADGLLRLKHVSPERSFVIGEDEEGGVFVSENFYYDSEIYDTKLYAFTDRPLYRPGDWVSLKIVGREFKNARDSVAPTAADVNVTVLDATGTALQSLALKLDSKAGTQGRFQLPDNAVAGGYELRFNYKDQAYSSAFRVAEYIKPHFEISLNLAKQDYRTGEPVKGSLVLLYPDGKPVANAKLSLSLRAQQLSMVDNELQYLGQFPVELTSAELTTDAKGNASLDLPAAEKPSRYMLTVFASDGAAYRVKTTKEILIDRGAASFRLSAPQRFSAVGGKVAFSYANEGGSEQSKAVNPSSYSWVRLEDQTTGEGKLAAKDKGFTLAFDRPGTYNLTLKDDHGRVLGATGHSVTGDGVKAVPGTVEIVLDKPEYKAGDEALALITFPEPIIDALLSLERDKVEATALLSKGSDWLKMEKLSDTQYRARILVKDNFAPNLTFSVLYTKGGQYSFQNAGIKVIAPQIDVAITTDKEAYQPGDTVSVDLTTQFAGKPIPAHLTVSVVDEMVYALQPEVAPTIDHFFYHPRRNNVRTSASLSFISYDVALPGSPGAPGKANRSERGVKVLERPRREDVDTAAWQPELITDANGKTRFTFKMPDSLTRWRITARAIADDGQVGQKKQFVRSEKPLYLKWSGPTKFRNSDKPDLGVFAFSQAEKPVKAELVIHYGGAEQRVPVTLNNGINYIALPAFTVANGEWTAELVQDSKTADALAVRLTATGEGWQVTQSQSLDVASGDTPLTLPADATDIRLRLDDSPQALFRSALDDLLSYPYGGVEQTASRLLPLSIAYPTLSSNPQIRDRLRLIMQNSRLRLVQMAGPSASFTWWGYDGEPDAFLTAYAYYADWHASKALELSLPPEHWQRVLEVYAKQSQNTPLLQRALILSFAKQMQLPVNTLLSGLIDDLVKAGEGNAASMMDDGAESLVMSDPDSALGLASARVLTASMARQAKVNLPSAFNGQLEAAQQQVAASSLPFVEALNLSLQAFDQAHAQALLQRLLPQQSTLERALALTWLQRSIEQASPTIALAPGEGWKKKYGDTGEMYWTWQGAAPVPTVLSLTGEQERPLRAALSFQSKQPPVDPMAVTITRRLSRLVPGDEAFEFKLEAVGNKPLSSDSLYLDEVIITSKAAKPLRYGMLEVPLPPGADVERTTWGIKLMGKAGTEPTSLEKARFEPGQMAYAIPVDALSGELRLRHLVRFSQKGQFSLPPVRFTQVYAPQHQAQEQKPALGQVTVN; from the coding sequence ATGATCGGTGCCCGCATGCTGCGCATTTGCTCTCGAATTCCACTGCTGCTGGCTCTGCTGGCGCCTTTAACCACGGTCAATGCCGAAGACACCGTCGAGCCGAGCGGCTACACACCGGTGGCCGGTGAAAGTTTCTTCCTGCTGGCCGACAGCAGTTTCGCCAGCGACGAGCAGGCGATGGTTCGTCTTGAAGCGCCGGGCCGCGATTACCGCCGGTTCCGCATGGAGCCTTACGGCGGCGCGGACATTCGTGTGTATCGCATCGACAAACCGCTGGATTTCCTCAAGCGCCAGAAGAACCTGCACCGCGTGGTCAGCGATGGCCAGTTCAAGGGCGAAGGCCTGTCGAACACCCTCGCGTACCTGTGGGACAACTGGTACCGCAAATCCCGTCGAGTAATGCAGCGGGCGTTTTCCTATGAGTCGCGCAAACAAGTCACCGAGGAAGTGCCGGAACTGAAGATGGGCACCGCCATCGCCGCGCCAACGCCCTACGACGCTCAGCCGCAGTTCGCGTTGATTCCGGGCCTGCCGGTGGTCAGCCAATTCCGTTATCCGCTGTGGCAAGCCAAACCGATCCAGCCGCCTGAGGGCGTGAACCTGGCCGGTTCTTCCAGCGAGTTCGTCAGTGTCTCGCCGGGCAACGTGTACATCCCGTTGGGCAACCTGAAACCAGGCCTGTATCTGGTGGAAGCGCTGATCGGCAAGTACCGCGCGACCACCATGGTTTTCGTTTCCAACACCGTGGCCGTGAGCAAGATTGCTGGCGATGAATTGCTGGTGTGGGCTGCGCGCAAACACGAAGGCAGTTCGGTGCCCAAGGTCAATGTGCTGTGGACCGACGGCCTGGGCGTGATGAGCAGTGGCGCTACTGACGCCGACGGTTTGCTGCGTCTGAAACACGTCAGCCCGGAGCGTTCATTCGTGATCGGCGAAGACGAAGAGGGCGGGGTGTTCGTCTCCGAGAACTTCTATTACGACAGTGAGATCTACGACACCAAACTTTATGCGTTCACCGACCGGCCGTTGTATCGGCCGGGGGATTGGGTGTCGTTGAAAATCGTCGGCCGCGAGTTCAAGAATGCGCGGGATTCCGTGGCACCGACCGCTGCCGACGTCAACGTCACTGTGCTCGATGCCACGGGTACCGCACTGCAATCGCTGGCGTTGAAGCTCGATTCCAAGGCCGGTACTCAGGGCCGTTTCCAGTTGCCGGACAACGCGGTGGCGGGCGGTTATGAACTGCGTTTCAACTACAAGGATCAGGCCTACAGCAGTGCCTTCCGTGTCGCTGAATACATCAAGCCGCACTTCGAGATTTCCCTCAACCTGGCCAAGCAGGATTACCGCACCGGCGAACCGGTGAAGGGCAGTCTTGTATTGCTGTACCCGGACGGCAAACCGGTGGCCAACGCCAAGTTGAGCCTGAGCCTGCGCGCCCAGCAACTGTCGATGGTCGATAACGAGCTGCAATACCTCGGGCAATTCCCGGTGGAGCTGACCAGCGCCGAACTGACCACCGACGCCAAGGGCAACGCGAGCCTCGATCTGCCCGCCGCCGAGAAACCGAGCCGCTACATGCTCACCGTGTTCGCCAGCGATGGCGCGGCGTATCGGGTCAAGACCACCAAGGAAATCCTCATCGACCGTGGCGCCGCCAGTTTCCGCCTGAGCGCGCCGCAGCGGTTCAGCGCGGTGGGCGGCAAGGTTGCATTCAGCTATGCCAACGAAGGTGGCAGCGAGCAGAGCAAAGCGGTCAACCCGAGCAGCTACAGCTGGGTGCGACTCGAAGATCAGACCACTGGCGAAGGCAAACTCGCCGCCAAAGATAAAGGCTTCACCCTGGCCTTCGACCGTCCGGGCACTTACAACCTGACGCTGAAGGATGATCATGGCCGCGTGCTTGGTGCGACCGGCCATTCGGTCACTGGCGACGGCGTCAAAGCCGTGCCCGGCACCGTGGAAATCGTCCTCGACAAACCCGAGTACAAGGCCGGCGACGAAGCCCTCGCGTTGATCACTTTCCCCGAGCCGATTATCGATGCGTTGTTGTCGCTTGAGCGTGACAAGGTCGAGGCCACTGCGCTGCTGTCCAAGGGCAGCGATTGGCTGAAGATGGAAAAACTCAGCGACACCCAATACCGCGCGCGCATCCTGGTGAAGGACAACTTCGCACCGAACCTGACCTTCTCCGTGCTCTACACCAAAGGTGGTCAGTACAGCTTCCAGAACGCCGGCATCAAGGTGATCGCGCCACAGATCGACGTGGCCATCACCACCGATAAAGAGGCGTATCAGCCGGGCGATACCGTGTCGGTTGACCTGACCACGCAGTTCGCCGGCAAGCCGATTCCGGCGCACCTGACGGTCAGTGTGGTCGATGAAATGGTCTACGCGCTGCAACCGGAAGTCGCGCCGACCATCGACCATTTCTTCTATCACCCGCGCCGCAACAACGTGCGCACCAGCGCCAGTTTGTCGTTCATCAGCTACGACGTGGCATTACCGGGCAGCCCAGGCGCACCGGGCAAAGCCAACCGCAGCGAGCGCGGCGTCAAAGTGTTGGAGCGGCCACGTCGCGAAGACGTCGACACCGCCGCGTGGCAGCCTGAACTGATCACCGATGCGAATGGCAAAACCCGCTTTACCTTCAAAATGCCGGACTCGCTGACCCGCTGGCGCATCACCGCCCGTGCCATTGCCGATGACGGCCAGGTCGGGCAGAAGAAGCAATTTGTTCGTTCGGAAAAACCGCTGTACCTGAAGTGGAGCGGCCCGACCAAATTCCGCAACAGCGACAAACCGGATCTCGGTGTGTTCGCCTTCAGTCAGGCCGAGAAACCGGTCAAGGCTGAGCTGGTGATTCATTACGGTGGCGCCGAACAACGGGTGCCGGTCACGTTGAACAACGGCATCAACTACATCGCATTGCCAGCGTTCACAGTGGCCAATGGCGAGTGGACCGCCGAGCTGGTGCAGGACAGCAAAACCGCTGATGCCCTGGCGGTGCGCCTGACCGCGACCGGCGAAGGCTGGCAGGTAACGCAAAGCCAAAGCCTGGACGTGGCCAGCGGTGATACGCCGCTGACCTTGCCGGCAGACGCCACGGATATTCGCCTGCGTCTGGACGACAGTCCGCAAGCGCTGTTCCGTTCGGCGCTTGATGATCTGCTGAGCTATCCGTACGGCGGTGTTGAACAGACCGCCAGCCGTTTGCTGCCGCTGAGCATCGCTTATCCGACCTTGTCGTCGAACCCGCAGATCCGCGATCGCTTGCGTTTGATCATGCAGAACAGCCGCCTGCGCTTGGTGCAAATGGCCGGCCCGTCGGCGAGCTTCACTTGGTGGGGCTATGACGGTGAGCCGGACGCGTTCCTCACTGCTTACGCCTATTACGCCGACTGGCACGCCAGTAAAGCGCTGGAACTGAGCCTGCCGCCGGAGCATTGGCAGCGGGTGCTGGAGGTGTACGCCAAGCAGTCGCAGAACACGCCGCTGTTGCAGCGGGCGTTGATTCTGTCGTTCGCCAAACAGATGCAATTGCCAGTGAACACACTGCTCAGCGGTTTGATCGACGACCTGGTGAAAGCCGGCGAAGGCAACGCGGCGAGCATGATGGACGATGGCGCAGAGAGTCTGGTCATGAGCGACCCGGATTCGGCGTTGGGCCTGGCCAGCGCTCGAGTGCTGACCGCATCGATGGCGCGTCAGGCCAAGGTCAATCTGCCGTCGGCGTTCAACGGTCAATTGGAGGCTGCGCAACAACAAGTGGCCGCCAGCTCTCTACCGTTTGTCGAGGCGCTGAACCTGTCGCTGCAAGCCTTCGATCAGGCTCACGCTCAAGCATTGTTGCAACGTCTGTTGCCACAGCAATCGACTCTGGAACGTGCCTTGGCGCTGACCTGGCTGCAACGCAGCATCGAACAGGCATCGCCGACCATCGCACTGGCGCCGGGTGAAGGCTGGAAGAAAAAGTACGGTGATACTGGTGAGATGTATTGGACGTGGCAGGGTGCTGCGCCCGTGCCGACAGTGTTGTCGCTGACCGGGGAGCAAGAACGCCCGCTTCGCGCCGCGTTGAGCTTCCAGAGCAAGCAACCGCCAGTGGACCCGATGGCCGTGACCATCACTCGTCGTCTGTCGCGTCTGGTGCCGGGTGACGAAGCGTTCGAATTCAAACTCGAAGCCGTCGGCAACAAACCGTTGTCCAGCGACAGCCTGTACCTGGACGAAGTGATCATCACCAGCAAAGCCGCGAAACCGCTGCGCTACGGCATGCTCGAAGTGCCGCTGCCACCGGGCGCGGACGTCGAGCGCACCACGTGGGGCATCAAGCTGATGGGCAAGGCCGGCACCGAGCCGACCTCGCTGGAGAAGGCCCGTTTCGAACCGGGGCAAATGGCTTACGCGATCCCGGTGGATGCCTTGAGCGGTGAATTGCGCCTGCGTCATCTGGTGCGTTTCTCGCAGAAAGGCCAGTTCAGCCTGCCGCCGGTGCGTTTCACTCAAGTCTATGCGCCACAGCATCAGGCCCAGGAACAGAAACCGGCGCTTGGTCAGGTCACGGTTAACTGA